CTGCCCGCGGCCCACGTCATCCACGCGGTGGGCCCTTCGTGGTGGGGCGGGGACCGCGGCGAGGACGAGTTGCTGGCCTCGTGCTACCGGAGCACGTTCGCGCTGATGGAGCAGCACGGGCTGCGCACGGTGGCGTTCCCCGCCATCTCCACGGGCGCCTACGGCTTCCCCATCGAACGGGCCGCCCCCATCGCCCTGCGGGAGATCCGCGCGGCCCTGGCGCGCCGGCCGGAGCTGGAGCGCGTCACCGTGGTGCTCTTCAGCGAGCAGGACTTGAAGGTGTATCAGCGGGCGCTGGGCGCGTAGGTCACGCGCTCCGCAACACATCGCCCTCCAGGACGAACGACCCGGGCACGCCGTCCGGCGCGTGCCCCAGCGCGGCGAGCCTCCGCACCGATTCACCGTCCGAGTCGCGGCACAGGAGCGCCACCTCGCGCCGGCCCAGGCTCACGCGCAGCGGGCCTCCGCCCGTGGCGGCCTCCAGCCTGCGGCGCTGTGCCTTCGTGAGCAGCCGTGCGCCGTCGTGCCCGTCGCCGCCCGTTACCGCCCAGACGCCGGAGAACGCCTCCGCCAGCCGCACCACGCCCTGGTCGATGACGACGGGCCGCACGTCCGCGGGCCGCAGCTCCAGGTTGTGCCACGCCGCCGCGTCCACCGCTTCGAGCGTGAGCCCTGCTTCCTTCAGCGCGGAGGCCGGCAGGTAGCGCACGAACTCCGCGTCCTCCAGCACGTAGAAGACCTCCAGCCCCTCGGGCCCTGGACGGAACAGCGCACCCTGGGTCCCCGCCACGAAGCCCGAGGGCCGCAGCACCGGGCGCAGCGCCTCCAGGGACACCCCCGTGGGCCCCACGCCCGAGGACAATCCCCCCAGCCGTGACGCCAGCGCATCCACGTGCGCGGTGAGCCCCTGCGGAGCCTCCTGATACGCGGCATACAGCGAGCCCACGTCCACGCGGCCCACACCGCCCGAGGCCAGCTTCACCAGCAGGTCGCGGCCCTGACGCCGGAAGGCCACGCCCGCGCGGCCCAGC
This DNA window, taken from Corallococcus coralloides DSM 2259, encodes the following:
- a CDS encoding O-acetyl-ADP-ribose deacetylase, encoding MTERLELIQGDITRIAADAIVNAANSGLSGGGGVDGAIHRAAGPELLAECRTVGRCPTGEARITRGYRLPAAHVIHAVGPSWWGGDRGEDELLASCYRSTFALMEQHGLRTVAFPAISTGAYGFPIERAAPIALREIRAALARRPELERVTVVLFSEQDLKVYQRALGA
- a CDS encoding tetratricopeptide repeat protein: MISPAELERLRRKVEAGEVLSGAELEALRDEAARTPGPTLRLTVAHALVNADAEREALPLMQALRRDFPKDLQVRLGLARALLGLERHREAEAELREALVLSPGDPEALKVLAVLALRQGEGARARAYVAEAVERDPFDAEAKLLRAELEAADLPPPPAPEEQVLRPEFTAALTAALGRAGVAFRRQGRDLLVKLASGGVGRVDVGSLYAAYQEAPQGLTAHVDALASRLGGLSSGVGPTGVSLEALRPVLRPSGFVAGTQGALFRPGPEGLEVFYVLEDAEFVRYLPASALKEAGLTLEAVDAAAWHNLELRPADVRPVVIDQGVVRLAEAFSGVWAVTGGDGHDGARLLTKAQRRRLEAATGGGPLRVSLGRREVALLCRDSDGESVRRLAALGHAPDGVPGSFVLEGDVLRSA